One Candidatus Tectomicrobia bacterium genomic region harbors:
- a CDS encoding TRAP transporter large permease subunit, producing MTALAVLLLAGAALLGAPLFAVIGAAALLGFASEGVSAAAVVIELYRMTDAPALLAIPFFTFAGYLMAEARTPQRLTHLARAALGWMPGGLAAVTLATCAFFTAFTGASGATIVALGGLLYASLLRDGYPQRFSLGLVTSSGGLGLLFAPSLPLILYGVVAQVNIDHLFLAGIAPGLLLLVILAVYSMRTGGRAAPRTPFSAPALARALRESAWELPLPVLILGGIYGGFYTAAEAAAVTAFYVLAAEVFVYRDLDLWRDVPRIARESMILVGVILVILGAALGLTNYLVDQQVPQKLLAAMKALIVNRWVFLLALNLFLLAVGCMMDIFSAIVVVTPLILPIARDFGVHPVHLAVIFLANLEIGYTTPPVGLNLFIAANRFRVSLTEVWRASVPFLWWRLLALALITYLPEITLAPLRWLLRGGF from the coding sequence ATGACGGCGCTGGCCGTCCTCCTCCTGGCGGGCGCGGCCCTGCTGGGCGCGCCGCTCTTCGCCGTCATCGGGGCGGCCGCCCTCCTGGGCTTCGCCTCGGAGGGGGTGAGCGCGGCGGCGGTCGTCATCGAGCTCTACCGGATGACGGACGCCCCGGCGCTCCTGGCCATCCCCTTCTTCACCTTCGCGGGCTACCTCATGGCCGAGGCCCGCACCCCCCAGCGGCTGACCCATCTCGCGCGCGCCGCTCTGGGCTGGATGCCGGGCGGGCTCGCGGCAGTGACGCTCGCCACCTGCGCCTTCTTCACCGCCTTCACGGGGGCCTCGGGGGCGACCATCGTGGCGCTGGGAGGGCTGCTGTACGCCTCCCTCCTGCGGGACGGCTACCCGCAGCGATTCTCGCTGGGGCTCGTCACCTCGAGCGGAGGGCTGGGGCTCCTCTTCGCGCCGAGCCTGCCCCTCATCCTCTACGGGGTGGTGGCCCAGGTGAACATCGACCACCTCTTCCTGGCGGGAATCGCGCCGGGCCTCCTCCTGCTGGTCATCCTGGCCGTCTACAGCATGCGGACCGGTGGGCGCGCCGCCCCGCGCACCCCCTTCTCCGCCCCGGCCCTCGCGCGCGCGCTGCGGGAGTCGGCCTGGGAGCTGCCGCTGCCGGTCCTCATCCTGGGCGGCATCTACGGGGGCTTCTACACGGCGGCCGAGGCGGCGGCGGTGACCGCCTTCTACGTCCTCGCCGCCGAGGTCTTCGTCTACCGCGACCTGGACCTCTGGCGGGACGTGCCGCGCATCGCCCGCGAGAGCATGATCCTGGTCGGGGTGATCCTGGTCATCCTGGGCGCCGCGCTCGGGCTCACGAACTACCTGGTGGATCAGCAGGTGCCCCAGAAGCTCCTCGCGGCGATGAAGGCGCTCATCGTGAACCGCTGGGTCTTCCTCCTGGCCCTGAACCTCTTCCTCCTGGCCGTGGGCTGCATGATGGACATCTTCTCGGCCATCGTGGTGGTGACGCCTCTCATCCTCCCCATCGCGCGAGACTTCGGCGTCCACCCCGTCCACCTGGCCGTCATCTTCCTGGCGAACCTCGAGATCGGCTACACGACGCCTCCCGTCGGCCTCAACCTCTTCATCGCGGCCAACCGCTTCCGCGTCTCCTTGACCGAGGTGTGGCGGGCGTCCGTGCCCTTCCTGTGGTGGCGGCTCCTCGCCCTGGCCCTGATCACCTACCTCCCCGAGATCACCCTGGCCCCCCTGCGCTGGCTCCTGCGCGGGGGGTTTTGA
- a CDS encoding TRAP transporter small permease subunit, whose product MPGPGASPIRRGWERFDRGLARFEGAFLAVLLLAMVGGGFLQVILRNAFQSGLFAADLLLRQGMLWLGLAGASLASRGESRHIEIDILSRLIAPPWDRRARRLADLFAGGACLLLARASLLFVAEEWSAASRIAGAIPAWALQSILPLGFLLMALRFLAAAAWGRPPRTPAGPPAPRP is encoded by the coding sequence ATGCCCGGCCCCGGCGCCTCCCCGATCCGCCGGGGGTGGGAGAGGTTCGACCGGGGCCTCGCCCGCTTCGAGGGCGCCTTCCTGGCCGTCCTCCTTCTCGCGATGGTGGGGGGGGGCTTCCTCCAGGTCATCCTCCGCAACGCCTTCCAGTCGGGCCTCTTCGCGGCCGACCTCCTCCTGCGCCAAGGGATGCTCTGGCTGGGGCTCGCCGGCGCCTCGCTCGCGTCGCGGGGGGAGAGCCGCCACATCGAGATCGACATCCTCTCGCGCCTGATCGCCCCGCCCTGGGACCGCCGGGCGCGGCGGCTCGCCGATCTCTTCGCGGGGGGTGCCTGCCTCCTCCTGGCGCGGGCCTCGCTCCTGTTCGTGGCCGAGGAATGGAGCGCGGCGAGCCGGATCGCGGGCGCCATCCCCGCCTGGGCGCTGCAATCCATCCTCCCGCTGGGATTTCTGCTCATGGCGCTGCGCTTCCTGGCGGCGGCCGCCTGGGGCCGGCCGCCCAGGACCCCGGCCGGCCCTCCGGCGCCGCGTCCATGA
- the dctP gene encoding TRAP transporter substrate-binding protein DctP — protein sequence MTFPIPRLLRAAIALALLLWASPAAAATEIKFASLAPEGTTWMEVMRALDRDMRQATDGAVRFRIYPGGVSGNEKDVVRKIRVGQLHAAGFTGVGLGEILPAVRLMELPFLFRDYGEADAVRRALSGWYEDAFREKGFVLLGWSEVGFAHFFSQAPIRSRADLRRRKVWMWEGDPLARAYFEALGVRPIPLSVTDVLTSLQTGLIDTVYVNPLGAVALQWFTKVKYMSPVPMANVTGAVVVREEAFQRLPAEHRRLLIEKTREQMEELRRRTRDENGRAVEAMRKRGLLISEPPSAAELEEFRRIGREAEKKLAGSLIPADLLARARKALAEARSPR from the coding sequence ATGACATTCCCAATCCCGCGCCTTCTCCGGGCCGCCATCGCGCTGGCCCTTCTCCTTTGGGCCTCTCCCGCCGCCGCCGCGACGGAGATCAAGTTCGCGAGCCTCGCCCCCGAGGGCACCACCTGGATGGAGGTCATGCGCGCCCTCGACAGGGACATGCGCCAGGCCACGGACGGCGCGGTGCGCTTCCGCATCTATCCGGGAGGGGTCTCCGGCAACGAGAAGGACGTGGTGCGGAAGATCCGGGTGGGCCAGCTCCACGCGGCGGGCTTCACGGGGGTGGGGCTGGGGGAGATCCTCCCGGCGGTGCGCCTCATGGAGCTGCCCTTCCTCTTCCGGGACTACGGCGAGGCGGACGCCGTCCGCCGCGCGCTCTCCGGGTGGTACGAGGACGCCTTCCGGGAGAAGGGCTTCGTCCTCCTCGGCTGGTCTGAGGTGGGCTTCGCGCACTTCTTCTCCCAGGCCCCCATCCGGAGCCGGGCGGACCTGCGGCGCCGGAAGGTGTGGATGTGGGAGGGAGACCCGCTCGCCCGGGCCTATTTCGAGGCGCTGGGGGTGCGGCCCATCCCCCTGAGCGTGACGGACGTGCTCACCTCGCTCCAGACGGGCCTCATCGACACGGTGTACGTCAACCCCCTGGGGGCGGTGGCCCTCCAGTGGTTCACCAAGGTCAAGTACATGAGCCCGGTCCCCATGGCGAACGTGACGGGGGCCGTCGTGGTGCGGGAGGAGGCCTTCCAGCGCCTCCCGGCGGAGCACCGTCGCCTCCTGATCGAGAAGACCCGGGAGCAGATGGAGGAGCTCCGCCGCCGCACCCGGGACGAGAACGGGCGCGCGGTGGAGGCCATGCGCAAGAGGGGCCTCCTGATCAGCGAGCCTCCCTCCGCCGCCGAGCTGGAGGAGTTCCGGCGCATCGGGCGAGAGGCGGAGAAGAAGCTCGCCGGCTCCCTCATCCCCGCCGATCTCCTCGCGCGCGCGCGCAAGGCCCTGGCCGAAGCGCGCTCCCCCCGCTGA
- a CDS encoding mandelate racemase/muconate lactonizing enzyme family protein, protein MKITHVEADSYVVPVELPRFPEPEKSDCVVCRVHTDAGITGIGATHRVNRFACRENIRRELGPWLAGKDPLATERLWDQMFWKFNQRRMTGVWTAALSAVDIALWDIKGKALGQPVYKLLGNHSGEVTAYCTFGMLEYSRKDLAELAAGLVRDSWDKLKMKVCVDGSRNIPEDAARVQEVREAVGEGVEIMMDANHLFSLMQAKDLARLCEPYDVRWFEEPVAGNDVKDLLALKASTTIPIAAGQQEGMRWRHRDLIASGAVDIAQPDVVFVGGYTEGVKVAHLAQAFNLPIATHGWPHLNMHLAGAVSNGWRMEYHLEPAGLGAMLFKDPPVPQKGIMRIPEKPGLGLELNEERVRPYRDA, encoded by the coding sequence ATGAAGATCACCCACGTCGAGGCGGACTCCTACGTCGTGCCGGTCGAGCTCCCCCGCTTCCCGGAGCCGGAGAAGTCGGACTGCGTCGTCTGCCGCGTCCACACCGACGCGGGCATCACCGGGATCGGGGCCACCCACCGGGTCAACCGCTTCGCCTGCCGGGAGAACATCCGCCGCGAGCTCGGCCCCTGGCTGGCCGGGAAGGACCCCCTCGCCACCGAGCGCCTTTGGGATCAGATGTTCTGGAAGTTCAACCAGCGCCGCATGACCGGGGTATGGACGGCGGCCCTGAGCGCCGTGGACATCGCGCTCTGGGACATCAAGGGCAAGGCGCTCGGCCAGCCCGTCTACAAGCTCCTGGGGAACCACTCGGGCGAGGTGACGGCCTACTGCACCTTCGGGATGCTCGAGTACAGCCGGAAAGACCTGGCCGAGCTCGCCGCCGGCCTCGTCCGCGACAGCTGGGACAAGCTCAAGATGAAGGTGTGCGTGGACGGCTCCCGGAACATCCCCGAGGACGCCGCCCGCGTGCAGGAGGTGCGGGAGGCCGTGGGCGAAGGCGTCGAGATCATGATGGACGCCAACCACCTCTTCAGCCTCATGCAGGCGAAGGATTTGGCCCGCCTGTGCGAGCCATACGATGTCCGTTGGTTCGAGGAGCCCGTCGCGGGGAACGACGTGAAGGACCTCCTGGCCCTCAAGGCCTCGACCACCATCCCCATCGCCGCCGGCCAGCAGGAGGGCATGCGCTGGCGCCACCGGGACCTCATCGCGAGCGGCGCCGTGGACATCGCCCAGCCGGACGTGGTCTTCGTCGGGGGCTACACCGAGGGGGTGAAGGTGGCCCACCTCGCCCAGGCCTTCAACCTCCCCATCGCCACCCACGGCTGGCCCCACCTCAACATGCACCTGGCGGGGGCGGTCTCGAACGGCTGGCGGATGGAGTACCACCTCGAGCCCGCCGGCCTGGGCGCCATGCTCTTCAAGGATCCCCCCGTCCCCCAGAAGGGCATCATGCGCATCCCCGAGAAGCCCGGCCTCGGGCTCGAGCTCAACGAGGAGCGCGTTCGGCCCTACCGGGACGCATGA
- a CDS encoding Zn-dependent alcohol dehydrogenase, protein MKAAILYEVGKPLAVESIEVEGPRAGEVLVRYAAAGVCHSDHHVMVGIIPAPTPIILGHEGAGVVEEVGAGVTSVKPGDHVVSVWRYSCGACEPCLSGRPATCGHGAQMRAGGVLSDGTTRFKKGRERVHHWLGVSTFSSHSVMSERSVLKIRDDMPLEKAAVVSCAVITGVGAVINGAKVRPGESVAVFGAGGVGLNAIQGARLVGAEPIIAVDIMQGKLDYARKFGATHTVNSSDENPVERIKEITGGKGVHYAFEMIGVAEVMATAFRCLRTGGAAVVVGIADSKSVISINPVPLVTEEKRLIGSLYGSSSPRLEVPRLIDLYMAGKLNLDDLLTRSWPIEQINEAYGALLRGEVARSVVTYS, encoded by the coding sequence ATGAAAGCGGCTATCCTGTACGAGGTCGGAAAGCCCCTCGCGGTGGAGAGCATCGAGGTCGAGGGCCCGCGCGCGGGCGAGGTGCTCGTGCGCTACGCCGCGGCCGGGGTGTGCCACAGCGACCACCATGTGATGGTTGGCATCATCCCCGCCCCCACCCCCATCATCCTCGGCCACGAGGGGGCGGGCGTGGTGGAGGAGGTGGGCGCGGGCGTCACCTCGGTCAAGCCCGGGGATCACGTGGTCTCGGTCTGGCGCTATTCCTGCGGCGCCTGCGAGCCCTGCCTCTCGGGCCGGCCGGCCACCTGCGGCCACGGGGCGCAGATGCGGGCCGGGGGCGTCCTCTCGGACGGCACCACCCGCTTCAAGAAGGGCCGCGAGCGGGTCCACCACTGGCTCGGGGTCTCGACCTTCAGCTCCCACTCGGTCATGTCCGAGCGCTCGGTGCTCAAGATCCGCGACGACATGCCGCTGGAGAAGGCCGCCGTGGTGAGCTGCGCCGTCATCACCGGGGTGGGCGCCGTGATCAACGGGGCCAAGGTGCGGCCCGGGGAGAGCGTGGCCGTCTTCGGGGCGGGGGGCGTGGGCCTGAACGCCATCCAGGGAGCCAGGCTGGTGGGGGCCGAGCCCATCATCGCGGTGGACATCATGCAGGGGAAGCTCGACTACGCCCGGAAGTTCGGGGCGACCCACACCGTCAACTCCTCGGACGAGAACCCGGTCGAGCGCATCAAGGAGATCACCGGGGGGAAGGGCGTTCACTACGCCTTCGAGATGATCGGGGTGGCCGAGGTGATGGCCACCGCCTTCCGTTGCCTCCGCACGGGGGGCGCGGCGGTGGTGGTGGGGATCGCCGACTCAAAATCCGTCATCTCCATCAACCCCGTGCCGCTCGTGACGGAGGAGAAGCGCCTCATCGGCTCCCTCTACGGCTCCTCTAGCCCCCGCCTCGAGGTCCCGCGCCTCATCGACCTCTACATGGCGGGCAAGCTCAACCTGGATGATCTGCTGACCCGCTCCTGGCCCATCGAGCAGATCAACGAGGCTTACGGGGCGCTCCTGCGCGGGGAAGTGGCCCGGAGCGTGGTGACGTACAGCTAA
- a CDS encoding TrpB-like pyridoxal phosphate-dependent enzyme, whose translation MEPTRYLLPESEIPRRWYNVAADMPTPLLPPLHPGTGQPIGPDALAPLFPMSLIEQEVSRERWIDIPEPIIEAYALWRPTPLHRARRLERALGTPARIYYKNESVSPAGSHKPNTAVPQAWYNKQARVKRLATETGAGQWGSALAFATSLFGLACQVYMVRVSYEQKPYRKALIESWGARVIPSPSEETQAGRGIRAATPDSPGSLGIAISEAVEDAASREDTKYALGSVLNHVMLHQTVIGLETQKQLALAGEKGPDAVIACCGGGSNFAGLAFPFAAEKIAGKEMRIIAAEPAACPTLTRGRFAYDFGDTARLTPLLPMHTLGHSFIPPGIHAGGLRYHGDAPLVCQLLRDGVIEAVAHRQRECFEAALLFARTEGILPAPETSHAIRAAVAEAEAERAKEEGRERVILFNLSGHGHFDMASYAAYLSGNLQDYELPQEAIDSAIAELAGLPQPC comes from the coding sequence ATGGAGCCCACGCGCTACCTCTTGCCCGAATCCGAGATCCCCCGCCGCTGGTACAACGTCGCGGCCGACATGCCGACCCCGCTCCTCCCCCCGCTCCACCCTGGGACCGGCCAGCCCATCGGCCCCGACGCCCTGGCCCCCCTCTTCCCCATGAGCCTCATCGAGCAGGAGGTGAGCCGGGAGCGGTGGATCGACATCCCCGAACCCATCATCGAGGCCTACGCGCTGTGGCGCCCCACCCCCCTCCACCGCGCCCGGCGGCTGGAGCGAGCCCTCGGCACCCCGGCCCGCATCTACTACAAGAACGAGAGCGTGAGCCCGGCCGGGAGCCACAAACCCAACACCGCCGTCCCCCAGGCCTGGTACAATAAGCAGGCGAGGGTGAAGCGCCTGGCCACCGAAACCGGGGCGGGCCAGTGGGGGAGCGCCCTGGCCTTCGCAACGAGCCTCTTCGGGCTCGCCTGCCAGGTCTACATGGTGCGGGTGAGCTACGAGCAGAAGCCCTACCGCAAGGCGCTGATCGAGTCCTGGGGCGCCCGGGTGATCCCCAGCCCGAGCGAGGAGACCCAGGCCGGCCGGGGCATCCGCGCCGCCACGCCCGACTCCCCCGGCAGCCTCGGCATCGCCATCAGCGAGGCGGTGGAGGACGCCGCCTCCCGCGAGGACACGAAGTACGCCCTGGGGAGCGTCCTCAACCACGTCATGCTCCACCAGACCGTCATCGGCCTGGAGACCCAAAAGCAGCTCGCCCTGGCCGGGGAGAAGGGCCCCGACGCCGTCATCGCCTGCTGCGGGGGCGGGAGCAACTTCGCCGGGCTGGCCTTCCCCTTCGCGGCGGAGAAGATCGCGGGCAAGGAGATGCGCATCATCGCCGCCGAGCCCGCCGCCTGCCCCACCCTCACCCGGGGGCGCTTCGCCTACGACTTCGGGGACACGGCCCGGCTCACCCCCCTCCTCCCGATGCACACCCTGGGGCACTCCTTCATCCCCCCCGGCATCCACGCGGGGGGCCTCCGCTACCACGGGGACGCCCCCCTCGTCTGCCAGCTCCTCAGGGACGGCGTCATCGAGGCCGTGGCCCACCGCCAGCGGGAGTGCTTCGAGGCGGCGCTCCTCTTCGCCCGGACCGAGGGCATCCTCCCCGCCCCCGAAACCTCCCACGCCATCCGCGCCGCGGTCGCGGAGGCGGAGGCGGAGCGGGCGAAGGAGGAAGGCCGCGAGCGCGTCATCCTCTTCAACCTGAGCGGCCACGGCCACTTCGACATGGCCTCCTACGCCGCCTACCTCTCGGGGAACCTCCAGGACTACGAGCTCCCCCAGGAGGCCATCGACTCGGCCATCGCGGAGCTCGCGGGGCTGCCCCAGCCGTGCTGA
- the thiS gene encoding sulfur carrier protein ThiS: protein MRIRVNGEEKEVAGGLTVSALLESLDLPPTGIAVALNMEVVRRSDYAAVALSEGDEVEIVRAVGGG from the coding sequence ATGCGCATCCGGGTGAACGGGGAGGAGAAGGAGGTGGCGGGAGGGCTGACGGTATCGGCCCTGCTGGAGTCCCTGGACCTCCCGCCCACGGGCATCGCCGTCGCCCTCAACATGGAAGTGGTCCGGCGCAGCGACTATGCGGCCGTCGCGCTGTCGGAGGGGGATGAGGTCGAGATCGTCCGGGCGGTGGGCGGGGGCTGA
- a CDS encoding thiazole synthase, with product MSSTWQVGSHTFTSRLIVGSGKYPNFAVMRDALDAAGAEMVTVAIRRVDLSDRSEKGFWAFFDQKKHTMLPNTAGCYDVKSAVTTARLAREVTGSDLIKVEVIGDEKTLFPDNEGLLDACKILLKDGFTVLPYCIDDPVICRKLEDMGCHAVMPLAAPIGSGLGIRNPYNLRIILEQCSVPVIVDAGVGTASDAAVALELGAAAVLMQTAIAGADDPVKMARAMRLAVEAGRLAFEAGRIPMKLYATASSPLTGVIGS from the coding sequence ATGTCGAGCACCTGGCAGGTCGGAAGCCACACCTTCACGTCCCGGCTCATCGTGGGCTCGGGCAAGTACCCCAACTTCGCCGTCATGCGGGACGCCCTCGATGCGGCCGGCGCCGAGATGGTGACGGTGGCCATCCGCCGGGTGGACCTGAGCGACCGCAGCGAGAAGGGCTTCTGGGCCTTCTTCGACCAGAAGAAGCACACCATGCTCCCCAACACGGCCGGCTGCTACGACGTGAAGAGCGCGGTCACCACCGCCCGGCTCGCGCGCGAGGTGACGGGCTCGGACCTCATCAAGGTGGAGGTGATCGGGGACGAGAAGACCCTCTTCCCGGACAACGAGGGGCTGCTCGATGCCTGCAAGATCCTCCTCAAGGACGGCTTCACCGTGCTGCCCTACTGCATCGACGACCCCGTCATCTGCAGGAAGCTCGAGGACATGGGCTGCCACGCCGTCATGCCCCTGGCCGCCCCCATCGGCTCGGGCCTGGGCATCCGCAACCCCTATAATCTGCGGATCATCCTGGAGCAGTGCTCCGTCCCCGTCATCGTGGACGCGGGGGTGGGCACGGCCTCGGACGCGGCGGTGGCCCTGGAGCTGGGCGCGGCGGCCGTCCTCATGCAGACGGCCATCGCGGGGGCGGACGACCCGGTCAAGATGGCCCGCGCCATGCGCCTGGCCGTCGAGGCCGGCAGGCTCGCCTTCGAGGCGGGACGCATCCCGATGAAGCTCTACGCCACCGCCTCGAGCCCCTTGACCGGGGTGATCGGGAGCTAG